The DNA window TCACCCCGAAAGCCGCCCCACATGCCCGACGCCTCAATCCAACCATCCCCCACCAGCGCCGCTGGACCGCAAACACCTGCGCGAGCCCCAGCCCACAAAATCACGCCAGGCCAGAACCGCCATACGCTTGTTTAAGGGCTAGGTTCCCCTCCGCAAGAAACAAACCGATGAATACATCCATTCGAATGCCCTTTTCAGTTGGAATGATGCTGTTGGCGTCGGTCTTCGGCGAGCAGCTTCAGGCAGAGGATCTGCCGGTTCACCCGGACGACCTGAAGATTGTGCGGCGCATCGCCGCCCACGAGAAGTTGGACGCGTTGCCGGTGCCGGCTCCCCGGGGATGGCCGCAAGTGGAAGCTCCCGTCACGGTGCGTTTTGCGGGAGCCGGAGATCGCAGCCGCCACGCTTTGACGGTCGGTTGCAACGAAGACGGCCGGGTGACGCATCTGGTGGGCAACGGCCCCTTGCTCTGTAACGAAGCGTTCGCCTGGATCGCCGGCATGCCGGAGTTGAGGGTGATCCGCATCGATCACAATATACCCCGGCCGCAGAGTGGGGTCGACCATCAGCTCTACGATGGCTCCGGCCTAATCGCCTTGAAGGATTCAAAGCTGGAAGAGATTAAGATCGGTCACGCCTTTGACGACGACGGCATGGCGGCGCTAGCAGAATTGACGTCCCTCCGGGTCGCTTGGATTGGCCATAGCCGAGCTACCGACGCCGGCATCGCGCATCTGGCGGCGCACCCGCGTCTCGAGCAGTTCAAGATTAGCTCGCAGGGCCGGCCGAACTGCGTCACCGAGAAATGCCTGGCCACCCTCGCGACGTTGCCAAAACTGAGGCGGCTTGGTTTGCAAGAGACGTTCGTTACTTACGAGGGCGGACTCAAACATCTGGCGAAACTGACGGGTCAGCTGGAATTCGTATCGTTGAAAATGACGCTCGTTCTGCCGGCCGATGTGGAAAAGCTCAAGGCCGATCATCCAGGACTGGAAGTGGAAACTTCGACGCCGGCCGAGATTCTGGAAAACCCCAACGCCCGGGGCGTCGCCCGCTGGGCCAGCCCGGCCGCGGTGAAGTACTTGCAGTCAAGGTCGGCCGAGTGACACAATAGCGGGCGAAAGCGACCAAAGGTCTAGCTGTGCGAATACAGAACTAGAAAACGGCATGCTGTCGGGTAGAGGGAATTCGCTTCCAGTGTGTCGGCGTGCGATATGCG is part of the Lignipirellula cremea genome and encodes:
- a CDS encoding leucine-rich repeat domain-containing protein, with translation MNTSIRMPFSVGMMLLASVFGEQLQAEDLPVHPDDLKIVRRIAAHEKLDALPVPAPRGWPQVEAPVTVRFAGAGDRSRHALTVGCNEDGRVTHLVGNGPLLCNEAFAWIAGMPELRVIRIDHNIPRPQSGVDHQLYDGSGLIALKDSKLEEIKIGHAFDDDGMAALAELTSLRVAWIGHSRATDAGIAHLAAHPRLEQFKISSQGRPNCVTEKCLATLATLPKLRRLGLQETFVTYEGGLKHLAKLTGQLEFVSLKMTLVLPADVEKLKADHPGLEVETSTPAEILENPNARGVARWASPAAVKYLQSRSAE